The following proteins are encoded in a genomic region of Hemibagrus wyckioides isolate EC202008001 linkage group LG29, SWU_Hwy_1.0, whole genome shotgun sequence:
- the LOC131349249 gene encoding CD209 antigen-like protein E, with the protein MKTQHTGRTSSGDRCYNLAVACVLFLCVLLLTAATVLWIKFGILNTEFEKLQTTYSTLITEQDQLQTSYKYLTTERNRLWTKTMQMGLERDHLKARNNNLTINRDEQKATIKNLEDGMKQLQKKYDELQNLLNTIGKWTCFTFKSTFYGMSNENKNWEESRKDCMDKGADLLIINSKEEQEFIGKQLGKFQTWIGLSDIEKEGEWKWVDGTPLTTEYWAKDEPNNVGDEDCAVIYASSGAFWNDRQCSVKLPWICEKSVSQ; encoded by the exons ATGAAGACTCAACACACAG GACGGACCTCTTCAGGGGACAGATGTTACAATCTGGCTGTGGCATGTgtgctgtttctgtgtgttctcctgcTGACTGCTGCCACAGTGCTGTGGATCAAATTCGGCATCCTGAATACAGAATTTGAGAAGTTACAGACCACATATAGCACTCTTATAACAGAGCAAGATcagttacagaccagttacaagTATCTGACTACAGAGAGAAATCGGTTATGGACAAAGACCATGCAAATGGGTTTAGAAAGAGACCATTTGAAGGCCAGAAACAACAACCTGACAATAAACAGAGATGAGCAAAAGGCCACAATTAAGAACTTGGAAGATGGAATGAAGCAGCTACAAAAGAAGTATGATGAACTTCAAAACTTGTTGAACACCATAG GTAAATGGACGTGTTTCACTTTTAAGTCCACTTTTTATGGCATGTCTAATGAGAACAAGAACTGGGAGGAGAGCAGAAAGGACTGCATGGACAAAGGAGCAGACCTACTGATCATAAACAGCAAAGAGGAACag GAGTTCATCGGTAAACAGCTGGGCAAGTTTCAGACTTGGATTGGTCTGAGTGACatagaaaaagaaggagagtgGAAATGGGTGGACGGCACACCACTGACTACAGA GTACTGGGCTAAAGATGAACCAAATAATGTGGGTGATGAGGACTGTGCTGTGATTTACGCTTCATCTGGGGCTTTCTGGAATGACAGGCAATGTTCTGTTAAATTACCGTGGATCTGTGAGAAAAGTGTTTCTCAGTGA
- the LOC131349246 gene encoding hepatic lectin-like → MSQVLEYISYTEERGERVERVVEIYESADTVRGHNPKTKTEDFNTKTQHTGDDKKVSRCYTVTAVCVMLLLFVLLLAAITVLWIKFNILNTENNQLQTSYNNLTIERDQLQSSYNNLSIERDHLQKERDGYQKTLCDSYKWTCFSSSSSFYGMSNENKNWRESRKDCRDKGADLLIINSTEEQEFIVKQLGNFEAWIGLSDKDVEGEWKWVNNRTLTTKYWAEGEPNNDGEEDCAVIYASSKTVWNDRQCSVQLPWICEKPVL, encoded by the exons ATGTCACAGGTTCTTGAATATATAAGCTACactgaggagagaggagagcgTGTCGAGAGGGTGGTGGAAATCTATGAGAGTGCAGACACTGTTCGAGGTCACAATCCTAAAACAAAGACAGAGGATTTCAACACGAAGACTCAACACACag GAGACGACAAGAAGGTGAGCAGGTGTTACAcagtgactgcagtgtgtgtgatgctgctgctgtttgTTCTCCTGCTGGCTGCCATCACAGTGCTGTGGATCAAATTCAACATCCTGAATACAGAAAACAACCAGCTCcagaccagttacaacaacctgactatagagagagaccagttacagtccagttacaacaacctgtctatagagagagaccatttacagaaggagagagacggATACCAGAAGACACTTTGTGATTCAT ATAAATGGACGTGTTTCAGTTCCAGCTCCAGTTTTTATGGCATGTCTAATGAGAACAAAAAttggagagagagcagaaaggaCTGCAGGGACAAAGGAGCAGACTTGCTGATCATAAACAGCACAGaggaacag GAGTTCATTGTTAAACAACTGGGCAATTTTGAGGCATGGATTGGTCTGAGTGACAAAGATGTAGAAGGAGAGTGGAAATGGGTGAACAATAGAACTCTGACCACTAA GTACTGGGCTGAAGGGGAACCAAATAATGATGGTGAAGAGGACTGTGCTGTGATTTATGCTTCATCTAAGACTGTCTGGAATGACAGGCAATGTTCGGTTCAATTACCGTGGATCTGTGAGAAACCTGTTTTGTAA